In Lujinxingia litoralis, a single window of DNA contains:
- a CDS encoding BREX system ATP-binding domain-containing protein yields the protein MRPSEPNAALEDALVARHILQRLGEGGQPPQHGVRRINVGNESYLKVLEHEYFDYHLRFGASFKLVQGYFGGGKTHFLYCVRELAWDRGFATAVVELSPNECPYDDSFRVYQAVVRRIGQRPRTTLGSPSYGLPDLLRNLMDDRVDAALQSPSVPDVDAARQAVLHWLRTSVARAACESHSYRRAIVEFAAAFLDGRFEDEQRLEAWLTGESIPASEVRELGVYEDIGKSNGFVMLRCLTQMIVGLELPGTVLLFDEVDRNLSVSVKRSQIIGDNLRQVIDLCGRHQLPNTLFMYAVPPEFMRNVVPDYPALYQRLKSPVPLSVRSPQAVLIDLERLDLEPVELLSTLGDRLVGVFESARDCAFDRSLQAANAHALASACVYSYFEVNHRRLFVKTWVDFLHRQLVDGELELDQSAATDLVLSGYDALSQTPAQDDFADF from the coding sequence ATGCGCCCCTCCGAACCCAACGCCGCTCTCGAAGATGCGCTTGTCGCCCGCCACATCCTCCAGCGCCTGGGCGAGGGGGGACAACCCCCGCAGCATGGTGTGCGCCGCATCAACGTGGGCAATGAGAGCTACCTGAAGGTGCTCGAGCACGAGTACTTCGACTACCACCTGCGCTTTGGCGCCAGCTTTAAGCTGGTTCAAGGCTACTTTGGCGGTGGCAAAACCCACTTTCTGTACTGCGTGCGCGAGCTGGCCTGGGACCGAGGTTTCGCCACCGCCGTGGTCGAACTCTCCCCCAACGAATGCCCCTACGACGATAGCTTCAGGGTCTATCAGGCCGTGGTCCGTCGTATCGGCCAGCGCCCGCGCACCACGCTGGGCTCCCCGAGCTACGGGCTACCCGATCTGCTGCGCAACCTGATGGATGACCGCGTCGACGCGGCGCTTCAGAGCCCCTCGGTGCCCGATGTCGATGCCGCACGCCAGGCGGTGTTGCATTGGCTGCGCACGTCGGTGGCCCGCGCGGCCTGCGAGAGCCACTCCTACCGCCGCGCCATCGTCGAATTTGCCGCGGCGTTTTTGGACGGGCGCTTTGAAGATGAACAGCGCCTGGAGGCCTGGCTCACCGGCGAGTCGATCCCGGCCAGCGAGGTCCGCGAGCTGGGCGTGTATGAGGATATTGGCAAGAGCAATGGCTTTGTGATGCTCCGCTGCCTCACACAGATGATCGTGGGCCTGGAACTCCCCGGCACCGTCCTGCTCTTCGATGAGGTCGATCGCAACCTCTCGGTAAGTGTGAAACGCAGCCAGATCATCGGCGACAACCTCCGCCAGGTCATCGACCTCTGCGGCCGTCACCAACTCCCCAACACGCTTTTTATGTACGCCGTCCCGCCGGAGTTCATGCGCAACGTGGTGCCGGACTACCCCGCCCTTTACCAACGCCTCAAAAGCCCGGTGCCCCTGAGCGTGCGCAGCCCCCAGGCCGTGCTTATCGACCTGGAGCGCCTCGATCTGGAGCCGGTGGAACTCCTCTCAACGCTGGGCGACAGACTCGTGGGTGTCTTTGAGTCCGCCCGCGACTGCGCCTTTGATCGCTCGCTGCAGGCTGCCAACGCCCATGCGCTGGCCAGCGCCTGTGTGTACAGCTACTTCGAGGTCAACCACCGCCGCCTCTTCGTCAAAACCTGGGTCGACTTCCTGCACCGACAGCTCGTCGATGGTGAACTGGAGCTCGATCAAAGCGCCGCCACCGATCTGGTACTTTCGGGCTACGATGCTCTCTCTCAGACACCGGCCCAGGATGACTTCGCCGACTTTTAA